In Streptomyces canus, one DNA window encodes the following:
- a CDS encoding phosphomannomutase/phosphoglucomutase, translated as MAVADLSQLVKAYDVRGVVPDQWDETLAELFGAAFVQVTGASAIVTGHDMRPTSPGLSRAFARGAAARGVDVTEIGLCSTDQLYYASGALNLPGAMFTASHNPAQYNGIKMSRAGAAPVGQDTGLAEIRELVERWSEAGAPEAAAETGTITQRDTLDDYAAHLRSLVDLTSIRPLKVVVDAGNGMGGHTVPTVFAGLPLDVVPMYFELDGTFPNHEANPLDPANIVDLRKRVREEGADLGIAFDGDADRCFVVDERGNPVSPSAITALVASRELARHGGKGTVIHNLITSWSVPEVVKENGGTPVRTRVGHSFIKAEMARTGAIFGGEHSAHYYFKDFWNADTGMLAALHVLAALGGQEGTLSSLVAQYDRYVGSGEINSTVADQTDRLAAIKAAYEGREGVQLDELDGLTVTTPDWWFNVRPSNTEPLLRLNAEARDEATTAKVRDEVLAIIRA; from the coding sequence TTGGCCGTGGCTGATCTGTCACAGCTCGTGAAGGCGTACGACGTGCGCGGAGTCGTTCCCGACCAGTGGGACGAGACGCTGGCCGAGCTTTTCGGTGCCGCCTTCGTCCAGGTGACCGGGGCGAGCGCGATCGTGACCGGCCACGACATGCGGCCCACGTCCCCGGGTCTGTCGCGGGCCTTCGCGCGCGGAGCGGCCGCCCGCGGCGTGGACGTCACCGAGATCGGCCTGTGCTCGACCGACCAGCTGTACTACGCCTCCGGCGCACTGAACCTGCCGGGCGCGATGTTCACGGCCTCCCACAACCCCGCCCAGTACAACGGCATCAAGATGTCCCGGGCGGGCGCGGCCCCGGTCGGCCAGGACACCGGCCTCGCCGAGATCCGCGAACTGGTCGAGCGGTGGAGCGAGGCGGGCGCCCCGGAAGCGGCCGCGGAGACCGGCACGATCACGCAGCGGGACACCCTGGACGACTACGCGGCCCACCTGCGCTCCCTCGTCGACCTGACCTCCATCCGCCCCCTGAAGGTCGTCGTGGACGCGGGCAACGGCATGGGCGGCCACACCGTCCCGACGGTGTTCGCGGGCCTGCCCCTGGACGTCGTCCCGATGTACTTCGAACTGGACGGCACGTTCCCGAACCACGAGGCCAACCCCCTCGACCCGGCGAACATCGTCGACCTCCGGAAGCGGGTCCGCGAGGAGGGGGCCGACCTCGGCATAGCCTTCGACGGCGACGCCGACCGCTGCTTCGTCGTCGACGAGCGCGGAAACCCGGTCTCCCCGTCCGCCATCACCGCCCTGGTCGCCTCCCGTGAGCTCGCCAGGCACGGCGGCAAGGGCACGGTCATCCACAACCTGATCACGTCCTGGTCGGTTCCGGAGGTCGTCAAGGAGAACGGCGGCACACCGGTACGCACGCGCGTGGGCCACTCCTTCATCAAGGCCGAGATGGCGAGGACCGGCGCGATCTTCGGCGGCGAGCACTCGGCGCACTACTACTTCAAGGACTTCTGGAACGCGGACACGGGCATGCTGGCGGCCCTCCACGTCCTCGCCGCCCTGGGCGGCCAGGAAGGCACGCTCTCGTCCCTGGTGGCCCAGTACGACCGCTACGTCGGCTCCGGCGAGATCAACTCCACGGTCGCCGACCAGACGGACCGCCTGGCCGCGATCAAGGCGGCCTACGAGGGTCGGGAGGGCGTACAACTCGACGAACTCGACGGCCTCACGGTCACCACCCCCGACTGGTGGTTCAACGTCCGCCCGTCCAACACGGAACCCCTCCTGCGCCTCAACGCGGAGGCGAGGGACGAGGCGACGACGGCGAAGGTACGCGACGAGGTACTGGCGATCATCAGAGCCTGA
- a CDS encoding Trm112 family protein, which yields MPLEAGLLEILACPACHAPLKEQDTELICTGQDCGLAYPVRDGIPVLLVDEARRPA from the coding sequence ATGCCGCTCGAAGCCGGCCTCCTGGAGATCCTCGCCTGCCCGGCCTGTCACGCCCCCCTCAAGGAGCAGGACACCGAGCTGATCTGCACCGGCCAGGACTGCGGCCTGGCGTACCCGGTCCGCGACGGCATCCCCGTGCTCCTCGTCGACGAGGCCCGCCGCCCCGCGTGA
- a CDS encoding SIS domain-containing protein: protein MLDESLLDTPEALSEADRRGLLRGAAEAGARVRTAARHAAEAGVNDLKPDGRPRAVLIAGPGAAATCAADLLGTLAGAGSPVTRLAPTGVAPAAGALRWELPGWAGSVDLLLIATPDGTEPGLSLLADQAYRRGCTVVAVAPGRTPLSEAVEGAHGLFVPMATAPYEQATPLTASAPGVLWALLTPLLAILDRTGLLTAPPDTLEKIADRLDHIAERCGPAIATYSNPAKTLAAELFDALPVIWTEGTSVGPAGRRFAAALAELSGRPAVVSELPEALAAHSTLLAGPLAASADPDDFFRDRVEEAPALHARVVLLRDRPIGGLSAAPAARDLALNHDTPISELEPESGGEIETLAELIAVTDFAAVYLALASGA, encoded by the coding sequence ATGCTCGACGAATCGCTGCTAGACACCCCCGAGGCCCTCTCGGAGGCCGACCGCCGAGGCCTGCTCCGCGGCGCCGCAGAGGCCGGCGCCCGCGTCCGCACGGCAGCCCGGCACGCCGCCGAGGCGGGGGTGAACGACCTCAAGCCCGACGGCCGCCCCCGTGCCGTCCTCATCGCTGGGCCCGGCGCCGCCGCCACCTGCGCCGCCGACCTTCTCGGCACACTCGCCGGCGCCGGCAGCCCCGTCACCCGCCTCGCCCCCACCGGAGTCGCCCCCGCCGCGGGCGCCCTGCGCTGGGAACTCCCCGGCTGGGCGGGCTCGGTCGACCTGCTTCTGATCGCCACACCCGACGGCACCGAACCGGGCCTGTCCCTGCTCGCCGACCAGGCCTACCGCCGCGGCTGCACGGTCGTCGCAGTGGCGCCCGGCCGTACCCCGCTCAGCGAGGCGGTCGAGGGCGCCCACGGCCTGTTCGTGCCCATGGCCACGGCCCCGTACGAGCAGGCCACACCCCTCACCGCATCTGCCCCCGGCGTCCTGTGGGCCCTGCTCACACCTCTCCTCGCGATCCTCGACCGCACCGGCCTGCTCACCGCCCCTCCCGACACGCTCGAGAAGATCGCCGACCGCCTCGACCACATCGCCGAGCGCTGCGGCCCCGCCATCGCGACCTACAGCAACCCGGCCAAGACCCTCGCCGCCGAACTCTTCGACGCGCTCCCGGTGATCTGGACCGAGGGCACCTCCGTAGGGCCCGCGGGCCGCCGTTTCGCCGCCGCCCTGGCCGAGCTCTCCGGCCGCCCCGCCGTGGTCTCCGAACTGCCCGAGGCCCTCGCCGCGCACAGCACGCTGCTCGCCGGGCCGCTGGCCGCCAGCGCCGACCCGGACGACTTCTTCCGCGACCGTGTCGAGGAGGCTCCCGCGCTGCACGCGCGCGTGGTGCTCCTTCGCGACCGTCCGATCGGCGGTCTCAGCGCCGCTCCGGCCGCCCGTGACCTGGCCCTCAACCACGACACGCCGATCAGCGAGCTGGAACCGGAGTCCGGCGGCGAGATCGAGACCCTCGCGGAACTGATCGCCGTCACGGATTTCGCCGCCGTTTACCTGGCGCTCGCCTCGGGGGCCTGA
- the manA gene encoding mannose-6-phosphate isomerase, class I translates to MDRLDNTIRPYAWGSTTAIPELLGVRPTGEPQAEMWMGAHPGAPSRTGRGTLVEVIAADPAKELGAEAVAKFGPRLPFLLKILAAGAPLSLQVHPDLAQAKEGYDDEERRGIPVDAGHRNYKDANHKPELICALTEFDGLCGFREPVRAAELLDALGVDSLKPYVDLLHARPEEAALREVLTAVLTADRAEMAHTVTEAAAACARLGGDHAPYADIAHHYPGDPGVIAAMLLNHVRLQPGEALFLGAGIPHAYLSGLGVEIMANSDNVLRCGLTPKHVDVPELLRIVRFEAADPGVLRPEASPDDEEVYETPIDEFRLSRYVLPEGGATHELTRPTPQILLCTAGSVRAGEHELSPGQSVFVPAGEKAEVSGTGTVFRATVIV, encoded by the coding sequence ATGGACCGCCTCGACAACACCATCCGCCCCTACGCCTGGGGTTCCACCACCGCCATCCCCGAACTCCTCGGCGTCCGGCCGACCGGTGAACCACAGGCGGAGATGTGGATGGGCGCCCACCCGGGAGCCCCCTCACGCACCGGCCGGGGCACGCTCGTCGAGGTCATCGCCGCGGATCCGGCGAAGGAGCTCGGCGCCGAGGCCGTCGCCAAGTTCGGCCCCCGGCTGCCCTTCCTGCTCAAGATCCTCGCCGCGGGAGCCCCGCTCTCCCTCCAGGTGCACCCCGACCTCGCCCAGGCGAAAGAGGGGTACGACGACGAGGAGCGCCGCGGCATCCCCGTGGACGCGGGCCACCGCAACTACAAGGACGCCAACCACAAACCCGAACTGATCTGCGCGCTCACCGAGTTCGACGGCCTGTGCGGCTTCCGCGAGCCCGTGCGCGCGGCCGAACTGCTCGACGCGCTCGGCGTCGACTCCCTCAAGCCGTACGTCGACCTCCTGCACGCCCGCCCCGAGGAGGCGGCCCTGCGGGAGGTCCTGACGGCCGTCCTGACCGCGGACCGCGCGGAGATGGCCCACACGGTCACCGAGGCCGCGGCCGCCTGCGCCCGCCTCGGCGGCGATCACGCCCCGTACGCCGACATCGCCCACCACTACCCGGGTGACCCGGGCGTCATCGCCGCGATGCTCCTCAACCACGTCCGACTCCAGCCCGGCGAGGCCCTGTTCCTCGGCGCAGGCATCCCGCACGCCTACCTGAGCGGCCTCGGCGTCGAGATCATGGCCAACTCCGACAATGTCCTGCGCTGCGGCCTGACCCCCAAGCACGTCGACGTCCCCGAACTCCTGCGCATCGTCCGCTTCGAGGCCGCCGACCCGGGCGTCCTGCGCCCCGAGGCGTCCCCCGACGACGAGGAGGTCTACGAGACCCCCATCGACGAGTTCCGGCTCTCCCGCTATGTCCTTCCCGAAGGCGGCGCCACCCACGAGCTGACCCGTCCGACCCCGCAGATCCTGCTCTGCACGGCAGGTTCCGTGCGAGCCGGGGAACACGAACTGAGCCCCGGCCAGTCGGTGTTCGTACCGGCGGGCGAGAAGGCCGAGGTGTCCGGCACGGGCACGGTCTTCCGGGCGACGGTGATCGTGTGA
- a CDS encoding cation diffusion facilitator family transporter — MSASGGTRAIVAALGANLAIAASKFAAFAFSGSSSMLAEGVHSLADSGNQFLLLVGGKKAQREATPQHPFGYGRERYIYAFLVSIVLFSVGGMFAVYEGYEKIKHPHEIEHWYWPVGVLVFAIIAEGFSFRTAIKESNPLRGNLSWKEFVRRAKAPELPVVLLEDFGALVGLVLALGGVGLALLTGDGVWDGIGTLCIGILLILIALVLAAETKSLLLGEAAGIEAVHKIEAAIVDGHTVTGIIHMRTLHLGPEELLIAAKIAVQHDDTAAEVASAINAAESRIREAVPIARVIYLEPDIYSETEAAKGADREATPGGPAQQPAPGH; from the coding sequence ATGAGCGCGTCAGGCGGAACCAGGGCGATCGTGGCGGCACTCGGCGCCAACCTCGCGATCGCGGCATCGAAGTTCGCGGCGTTCGCGTTCAGCGGCTCCTCGTCGATGCTCGCCGAGGGCGTGCACTCCCTCGCCGACTCCGGAAACCAGTTCCTGCTGCTGGTCGGCGGCAAGAAGGCCCAGCGCGAGGCCACCCCGCAACACCCCTTCGGGTACGGCCGCGAGCGCTACATCTACGCCTTCCTGGTCTCCATCGTCCTCTTCTCGGTCGGCGGCATGTTCGCCGTCTACGAGGGCTACGAGAAGATCAAGCACCCGCACGAGATCGAGCACTGGTACTGGCCGGTGGGCGTCCTCGTCTTCGCGATCATCGCCGAAGGCTTCTCCTTCCGGACGGCCATCAAGGAGTCCAACCCGCTGCGCGGCAACCTCTCCTGGAAGGAGTTCGTGCGTCGCGCCAAGGCACCCGAGCTCCCGGTCGTCCTCCTGGAGGACTTCGGCGCGCTCGTCGGCCTGGTCCTCGCCCTCGGAGGCGTCGGCCTGGCCCTGCTCACCGGCGACGGCGTCTGGGACGGCATCGGCACCCTCTGCATCGGCATCCTGCTCATCCTGATCGCCCTCGTCCTGGCGGCGGAGACCAAGTCCCTGCTGCTCGGCGAGGCCGCAGGCATCGAGGCGGTCCATAAGATCGAGGCAGCGATCGTCGACGGCCACACCGTCACCGGCATCATCCACATGCGCACGCTCCACCTGGGTCCCGAGGAACTGCTCATCGCCGCCAAGATCGCTGTCCAGCACGACGACACGGCCGCCGAGGTCGCCTCCGCGATCAACGCCGCCGAGTCCCGCATCCGCGAGGCCGTCCCGATCGCCCGCGTCATCTACCTCGAGCCGGACATCTACAGCGAGACCGAGGCCGCCAAGGGCGCCGACCGGGAGGCGACCCCCGGGGGACCGGCACAGCAGCCGGCGCCCGGCCACTGA
- a CDS encoding fructose-specific PTS transporter subunit EIIC codes for MTSPAGPPPTGGGSEQQRLKLLAVTACPTGIAHTYMAAEKLAQAAASRDIDMKVETQGSIGAENVLDDNDVSHADGVIIAADKDVDLSRFVGKRVLTVGVAEGIHHPEQLIERVRSAPVHTAGAAPAASASGGGKERSVAYKALMNGVSYMIPFVVVGGLLIAISLSLGGHTDPSGGLVIPKDSFWMDINNIGVIGFKLMVPILSGYIAYAIGDRPALVPGMIGGWIANTGELYDSKAGAGFIGAIVTGFLAGYLVLWIKKVKVPKFVQPIMPIIVIPIVATTALGLFFIYVIGKPISWVFQHLTDWLSGMTGTSAILLGAILGLMIAFDMGGPVNKTAFLFGTGLIATGNQTVMGMCAAAIPVMPLGQGLATLIRRRLYTEQERETGLAALFMGCFGISEGAIPFAAARPAQVIPANMLGGAVAGAIAGVAGVEDAVPHGGPIVAVLGAVTGVPMFFVAVLIGTAVTALTTVTLVDVSERRRKGAAPVAGLGVAGPLEPALVGVGAGAAAGGAAGAVVAQRIVASSSVPAAEAAPTGTPSAGADTNTGVLSGYLTEQTVKVALDAHDKEAAIREMAELLARTGKVADLDELVATALRREEQGTTGLGEEIAIPHAKTDAVTSPVVGFARSAEGVEWGSLDGTKARLVFMISVPEAAAGDEHLRILALLSRKLMDPGFRERLIAAPDGAAVLEVLSEVR; via the coding sequence GTGACCAGTCCGGCCGGACCTCCCCCCACGGGCGGCGGCAGCGAGCAGCAGCGGTTGAAGCTGCTCGCGGTGACCGCGTGCCCGACCGGCATCGCCCACACATATATGGCCGCGGAGAAGCTCGCGCAGGCTGCCGCGAGCCGTGACATCGACATGAAGGTGGAGACCCAGGGCTCGATCGGGGCTGAAAATGTCCTGGATGACAACGATGTCAGCCACGCGGACGGTGTCATCATCGCCGCGGACAAGGACGTGGACCTGAGCCGTTTCGTGGGCAAGCGCGTTCTGACCGTGGGGGTGGCGGAAGGGATCCACCACCCCGAGCAGTTGATCGAACGGGTGCGCTCCGCGCCGGTGCACACGGCGGGCGCCGCCCCGGCAGCATCGGCATCGGGCGGCGGCAAGGAGCGGAGCGTCGCGTACAAGGCGCTGATGAACGGGGTCAGTTACATGATCCCATTCGTGGTGGTCGGCGGGCTGCTGATCGCGATCTCGCTCTCGCTCGGCGGGCACACCGACCCGTCCGGCGGCTTGGTCATCCCGAAGGACTCCTTCTGGATGGACATCAACAACATCGGCGTCATCGGTTTCAAGCTGATGGTGCCGATCCTGTCCGGATACATCGCGTACGCCATCGGGGACCGGCCCGCCCTCGTGCCGGGCATGATCGGTGGCTGGATCGCGAACACGGGTGAGCTGTACGACTCGAAGGCGGGCGCCGGGTTCATAGGGGCGATCGTGACCGGGTTCCTCGCCGGGTATCTGGTGCTGTGGATCAAGAAGGTCAAGGTCCCGAAGTTCGTGCAGCCGATCATGCCGATCATCGTGATCCCCATCGTGGCGACCACGGCGCTGGGGTTGTTCTTCATCTACGTCATCGGGAAGCCGATCTCCTGGGTGTTCCAGCACCTCACCGACTGGCTCAGCGGAATGACGGGCACGAGCGCGATCCTGCTGGGCGCGATTCTGGGGCTCATGATCGCGTTCGACATGGGCGGGCCGGTCAACAAGACGGCCTTCCTGTTCGGCACGGGGCTGATCGCGACCGGCAACCAGACGGTCATGGGCATGTGCGCGGCCGCGATCCCGGTCATGCCGCTCGGGCAGGGACTGGCGACCTTGATACGGAGGCGCCTCTACACCGAGCAGGAACGGGAGACCGGTCTGGCCGCGCTGTTCATGGGCTGCTTCGGCATCTCCGAAGGTGCGATCCCGTTCGCCGCGGCGCGGCCCGCACAGGTGATTCCGGCCAATATGCTCGGCGGCGCGGTGGCCGGCGCGATCGCCGGTGTCGCCGGGGTCGAGGACGCCGTACCGCACGGCGGGCCGATCGTGGCGGTGTTGGGCGCGGTGACCGGGGTGCCGATGTTCTTCGTGGCCGTGCTGATCGGCACCGCGGTCACCGCGCTGACGACGGTCACGTTGGTCGACGTCAGCGAGCGGAGGCGCAAGGGTGCGGCGCCGGTGGCCGGACTGGGCGTGGCCGGGCCGCTCGAGCCCGCGCTGGTCGGGGTGGGTGCCGGTGCGGCGGCCGGTGGAGCCGCCGGTGCCGTGGTGGCGCAGCGGATCGTGGCCTCGTCGAGCGTGCCCGCCGCGGAGGCGGCACCGACCGGGACGCCGAGTGCCGGTGCCGACACCAATACCGGCGTCCTCTCCGGCTATCTCACCGAGCAGACCGTGAAGGTCGCCCTCGACGCCCATGACAAGGAGGCAGCCATCCGGGAGATGGCCGAGTTGCTCGCCCGGACCGGCAAGGTGGCGGACCTGGACGAACTGGTCGCCACCGCCTTGCGGCGGGAGGAGCAGGGGACCACCGGGCTCGGGGAGGAGATCGCGATTCCGCATGCCAAGACGGATGCGGTGACCTCGCCCGTCGTCGGGTTCGCGCGGTCCGCCGAGGGCGTCGAGTGGGGTTCGCTGGACGGTACGAAGGCCAGGCTGGTCTTCATGATCTCCGTGCCGGAGGCGGCCGCGGGGGATGAACACCTGCGGATCCTGGCGCTGCTGTCGCGCAAGCTGATGGACCCCGGGTTCCGGGAGCGGCTCATCGCGGCGCCGGACGGGGCGGCGGTGCTGGAGGTGCTGAGCGAGGTCCGGTAG
- the ahcY gene encoding adenosylhomocysteinase — protein MTTVDNRQDFKVADLSLAEFGRKEITLAEHEMPGLMSIRKEYAETQPLAGARVTGSLHMTVQTAVLIETLVALGAEVRWASCNIFSTQDHAAAAIAVGPNGTVDNPQGVPVFAWKGETLEEYWWCTEQALTWPNTPTGGPNMILDDGGDATLLVHKGVEYEKAGKVPSVDTAESDEHRCVLELLHRTITDGSQKWTQLASEIRGVTEETTTGVHRLYEMQRDGVLLFPAINVNDAVTKSKFDNKYGCRHSLIDGINRATDVLIGGKTAVVLGYGDVGKGCAESLRGQGARVIVTEIDPICALQAAMDGYQVTTLDEVVDKADIFVTTTGNKDIIMASDMARMKHQAIVGNIGHFDNEIDMAGLAKIPGIVKDEVKPQVHTWKFPDGKVLIVLSEGRLLNLGNATGHPSFVMSNSFADQTLAQIELFTKQSEYPTDVYVLPKHLDEKVARLHLDALGVKLTQLRPEQAAYIGVEVEGPYKSDHYRY, from the coding sequence ATGACGACTGTCGACAACCGACAGGACTTCAAAGTCGCCGACCTCTCCCTGGCCGAGTTCGGCCGCAAGGAGATCACCCTCGCCGAGCACGAGATGCCCGGCCTGATGTCGATCCGCAAGGAGTACGCCGAGACGCAGCCGCTGGCCGGCGCCCGCGTCACCGGCTCCCTGCACATGACCGTGCAGACCGCCGTCCTCATCGAGACCCTCGTCGCCCTGGGCGCCGAGGTCCGCTGGGCGTCCTGCAACATCTTCTCCACCCAGGACCACGCGGCCGCCGCCATCGCCGTCGGCCCGAACGGCACCGTGGACAACCCCCAGGGTGTCCCGGTCTTCGCCTGGAAGGGCGAGACCCTGGAGGAGTACTGGTGGTGCACGGAGCAGGCGCTGACCTGGCCGAACACCCCCACCGGCGGCCCGAACATGATCCTGGACGACGGCGGTGACGCCACCCTCCTCGTCCACAAGGGCGTCGAGTACGAGAAGGCCGGCAAGGTTCCCTCCGTCGACACCGCCGAGTCCGACGAGCACCGCTGCGTCCTCGAACTCCTGCACCGCACCATCACGGACGGCTCGCAGAAGTGGACCCAGCTGGCCTCGGAGATCCGCGGGGTGACCGAGGAGACCACGACCGGCGTCCACCGCCTGTACGAGATGCAGCGCGACGGTGTCCTGCTGTTCCCGGCGATCAATGTGAACGACGCGGTCACCAAGTCGAAGTTCGACAACAAGTACGGCTGCCGCCACTCCCTGATCGACGGCATCAACCGCGCCACCGACGTCCTCATCGGCGGCAAGACCGCGGTCGTCCTGGGCTACGGCGACGTGGGCAAGGGCTGCGCGGAGTCCCTGCGCGGCCAGGGCGCCCGCGTCATCGTCACCGAGATCGACCCGATCTGCGCGCTGCAGGCGGCGATGGACGGCTACCAGGTCACGACGCTGGACGAGGTCGTCGACAAGGCCGACATCTTTGTCACCACGACGGGCAACAAGGACATCATCATGGCCTCGGACATGGCCAGGATGAAGCACCAGGCGATCGTCGGCAACATCGGTCACTTCGACAACGAGATCGACATGGCCGGCCTCGCCAAGATCCCCGGCATCGTCAAGGACGAGGTCAAGCCGCAGGTCCACACCTGGAAGTTCCCCGACGGCAAGGTGCTCATCGTGCTGTCCGAGGGCCGTCTGCTGAATCTGGGCAACGCCACCGGCCACCCGTCGTTCGTGATGTCCAACTCCTTCGCGGACCAGACCCTGGCCCAGATCGAGCTGTTCACCAAGCAGTCGGAGTACCCGACCGACGTCTATGTGCTGCCCAAGCACCTCGACGAGAAGGTCGCCCGCCTCCACCTGGACGCGCTCGGCGTGAAGCTGACCCAGCTGCGCCCGGAGCAGGCCGCGTACATCGGCGTCGAGGTCGAGGGCCCGTACAAGTCGGACCACTACCGCTACTGA
- a CDS encoding RDD family protein, translated as MSELVTGEAVALELRPARLPSRALAVLIDLIVAVVVYIAVTVALVAASASLDDAAQVALSIAVFLLVLVGGPIAVETLSHGRSLGKLAVGLRVVRDDGGPIRFRHALVRGAIGVIEILMTFGVVACIASLVSARGRRLGDVFAGTLVVRERIPVGPSGFVPPPPPWLAGRFSGLDLSAVPDGLWLAIRQYLTRMHQLDPQIGWAMAERLASDLAAHTGTPAPQDVPPGAYLAAVVQERQAREARRAYGGGTTEAGLSAASRPSGPAVGVQGDYPYPGAQSAAPLSPRPPFSYGVEAAPEVARPGVPVDGVSSEKSSEGPRPAVPPESGPASGFVPPA; from the coding sequence GTGAGTGAGCTCGTGACGGGCGAGGCGGTGGCTCTTGAGCTGCGTCCTGCGAGGCTGCCCAGCAGGGCGTTGGCCGTGCTGATCGATCTGATCGTGGCCGTGGTCGTGTACATCGCCGTGACCGTCGCGCTGGTGGCCGCTTCTGCTTCTTTGGACGACGCGGCCCAGGTGGCGCTCTCAATCGCCGTGTTCCTGCTCGTACTGGTGGGCGGCCCGATCGCAGTCGAGACGCTCAGCCATGGGCGATCGCTGGGGAAGCTAGCCGTGGGGCTTCGCGTGGTCCGGGACGACGGCGGGCCCATCCGCTTCCGGCATGCGCTGGTGCGGGGTGCGATCGGTGTGATCGAGATTCTCATGACGTTCGGTGTCGTGGCCTGTATCGCCTCGCTCGTGTCGGCGAGGGGGCGTCGGCTCGGTGACGTGTTCGCGGGGACGCTGGTTGTGCGGGAGCGGATTCCGGTGGGGCCCAGTGGATTCGTGCCACCGCCTCCGCCCTGGCTGGCCGGTCGGTTCTCCGGGCTCGATCTGTCGGCGGTTCCCGATGGCCTGTGGCTTGCCATCCGTCAGTACCTGACCCGGATGCACCAACTCGACCCGCAGATCGGCTGGGCCATGGCGGAGCGGCTGGCGTCCGATCTGGCGGCGCATACGGGAACTCCCGCGCCGCAGGATGTGCCGCCGGGCGCGTATCTGGCGGCGGTGGTGCAGGAACGGCAAGCCCGCGAGGCCCGGCGGGCCTACGGCGGCGGCACTACGGAGGCCGGGCTGTCTGCGGCGTCGAGGCCGTCCGGTCCTGCGGTCGGAGTGCAGGGCGATTACCCGTATCCGGGGGCGCAGTCCGCTGCTCCGTTGTCTCCTCGGCCGCCCTTCTCGTACGGCGTCGAGGCGGCTCCGGAGGTGGCGCGTCCTGGTGTTCCAGTGGATGGGGTCTCGTCCGAGAAGTCCTCCGAGGGGCCCCGGCCCGCCGTGCCGCCGGAGAGCGGGCCCGCGTCGGGGTTCGTTCCGCCGGCTTGA
- a CDS encoding stage II sporulation protein M — protein MDLDVFVTAHRAEWDRLDVLLRRQRRLNGAEADELVALYQRTATHLSLIQSSAPDPQLTGRLSQLVARARSAVTGTRRASWRDVTRFLAYGFPAAVYRSRHWWVPTALLSTVVAALLGWWIGTHPEVQSSIAAPSELRELTRPGGQYETYYSSHPAASFAAQVWTNNAQAAALCLVLGIFLGLPVLWILFQNMLNLGVGMGLMSSVGRLDTFLGLVLPHGLLELTAVFVAAGTGLRLGWTLIDPGPRSRRTALAEEGRAAVGMAIGLALVLFVSGAIEGFVTPSGLPTWARITIGVVAESAFLAYVFVLGGRAARAGDTGDVEAAERSATVPTAA, from the coding sequence ATGGACCTCGACGTCTTCGTCACCGCTCACCGAGCCGAATGGGACCGCCTCGACGTCCTGCTCCGGCGCCAGCGCCGCCTCAACGGCGCAGAAGCGGACGAACTCGTCGCCCTCTACCAGCGCACCGCCACCCACCTCTCGCTGATCCAGTCCAGCGCCCCCGACCCGCAGCTCACCGGTCGGCTCAGTCAACTCGTGGCACGCGCGCGTAGTGCCGTCACAGGAACTCGCCGCGCTTCCTGGCGCGATGTCACCCGCTTCCTCGCCTACGGCTTCCCCGCCGCCGTCTACCGATCGCGGCACTGGTGGGTGCCCACCGCGCTGCTGTCCACCGTCGTGGCAGCCCTCCTGGGCTGGTGGATCGGCACCCACCCCGAGGTGCAGTCCTCCATCGCGGCCCCCAGTGAACTGCGCGAGCTCACCCGCCCCGGCGGCCAGTACGAGACGTACTACTCGAGCCATCCCGCGGCATCCTTCGCCGCCCAGGTCTGGACGAACAACGCCCAGGCGGCCGCCTTGTGCCTGGTCCTGGGGATCTTTCTGGGCCTCCCGGTCCTCTGGATCCTGTTCCAGAACATGCTCAACCTCGGCGTCGGCATGGGTCTGATGTCGTCGGTCGGCCGTCTCGACACGTTCCTCGGCCTCGTGCTCCCGCACGGCCTCCTCGAACTCACGGCGGTCTTCGTCGCGGCCGGTACAGGCCTGCGTCTCGGCTGGACCCTGATCGATCCCGGCCCTCGCTCCCGACGCACGGCACTGGCGGAGGAGGGCCGAGCCGCCGTGGGCATGGCGATAGGCCTCGCGCTGGTCCTGTTCGTCTCCGGCGCGATAGAAGGCTTCGTCACCCCCTCGGGCCTGCCCACCTGGGCCCGCATAACCATCGGGGTCGTCGCCGAGTCGGCCTTCCTCGCCTACGTCTTCGTCCTGGGCGGACGAGCGGCGCGCGCGGGTGACACAGGCGACGTCGAGGCTGCCGAACGCAGCGCCACTGTCCCCACCGCCGCCTGA